Proteins encoded within one genomic window of Actinoplanes octamycinicus:
- a CDS encoding DNA-directed RNA polymerase subunit beta' yields the protein MLDVNFFDELRIGLATADDIRQWSHGEVKKPETINYRTLKPEKDGLFCEKIFGPQRDWECYCGKYKRVRFKGIICERCGVEVTRSKVRRERMGHIELAASVTHIWYFKGVPSRLGYLLDLAPKDLEKIIYFASYVVTSVDAEARHRDMSTIENEIFAEKRQSENGRDSEIEKRAAKLEQDLAELEAEGAKADVRRKVKEAGEREMRQIRDKAQREIDRLDEVLDTFRKLDSKQLVTDELLYRELRDRFGEYFTGGMGAEAIKALLENMDLDAEAENLREIIRTGKGQRKIRALKRLKVVAAFLNTRNSPLGMVLDCVPVIPPDLRPMVQLDGGRFATSDLNDLYRRVINRNNRLKRLIDLGAPEIIVNNEKRMLQEAVDALFDNGRRGRPVTGPGNRPLKSLSDMLKGKQGRFRQNLLGKRVDYSGRSVIVVGPRLKLHQCGLPKQMALELFKPFVMKRLVDLNHAQNIKSAKRMVERQRPVVWDVLEEVISEHPVLLNRAPTLHRLGIQAFEPQLVEGKAIQIHPLVCTAFNADFDGDQMAVHVPLSAEAQAEARILMLSSNNILKPADGKPVTMPTQDMIIGLYHLTHLTPGAKGEGRVFSSDAEARMAYDNGELHLQAPVKIRLRDVIGVDNGGKQAAWEAPEEWVEGEPLLVETTLGRVIFNETLPPGYRYVNYEIRKGQLSAIVNDLAERFPKVALAATLDALKEAGFHWATWSGVTIGMGDVIGPPRKPEILQRYQVEADRIDKQYQRGLMTAEERRGELIEIWTKATNEISKEMETSLPQENPLWVMINSGARGNLLQLRQIAAIRGLVANPKGEIIPRPITSSYREGLTVLEYFISTHGARKGLADTALRTADSGYLTRRLVDVSQDVIIREEDCGTDRAIPMAVGEREADGTLVVHTHAETGVHARTIADDITDEAGNLVVARGTDLNSILVDKLVAAGVENVRVRSVLTCESKLGVCAACYGRSLPTGKSVDIGEAVGIIAAQSIGEPGTQLTMRTFHTGGVAGEDITQGLPRVQEIFEARVPKGKAPIADTPGRIRIEDGERSRKIIVIPDDGSDEIVYDKISKRVKLRAHDGDHVNVGEKLTEGTIDPHELLRIMGPRAVQVHLTSEVQEVYRSQGVLIHDKHIEIIIRQMLKRVTVIDSGATEFLPGVLVDRALFESENRRLVGEGGEPAAGRPVLMGITKASLATDSWLSAASFQETTRVLTDAAINSRSDSLVGLKENVIIGKLIPAGTGISKYRNIRVEPTEEAKAKVYSMTGYPETDYGFGPASGQAVPLDDFDFGSYR from the coding sequence GTGCTCGACGTCAACTTCTTCGACGAGTTGCGCATCGGCCTGGCTACCGCTGACGACATCCGGCAGTGGTCGCACGGCGAGGTCAAGAAGCCCGAGACGATCAACTACCGCACCCTCAAGCCCGAGAAGGACGGACTCTTCTGCGAGAAGATCTTCGGTCCGCAGCGGGACTGGGAGTGCTACTGCGGCAAGTACAAGCGGGTCCGGTTCAAGGGCATCATCTGTGAGCGCTGCGGCGTCGAGGTGACCCGCTCCAAGGTCCGGCGTGAGCGCATGGGCCACATCGAGCTGGCCGCCTCGGTCACCCACATCTGGTACTTCAAGGGTGTGCCGAGCCGCCTGGGTTACCTGCTCGACCTGGCGCCCAAGGACCTCGAGAAGATCATCTACTTCGCCTCGTACGTGGTCACCAGCGTGGACGCCGAGGCGCGTCACCGCGACATGTCCACCATCGAGAACGAGATCTTCGCGGAGAAGCGGCAGTCCGAGAACGGCCGCGACTCGGAGATCGAGAAGCGGGCCGCCAAGCTGGAGCAGGACCTGGCCGAGCTCGAGGCCGAGGGTGCCAAGGCCGACGTGCGCCGCAAGGTCAAGGAAGCCGGCGAGCGCGAGATGCGCCAGATCCGGGACAAGGCGCAGCGCGAGATCGACCGCCTGGACGAGGTGCTCGACACCTTCCGCAAGCTCGACTCGAAGCAGCTGGTCACCGACGAGCTGCTCTACCGCGAGCTGCGGGACCGCTTCGGTGAGTACTTCACCGGCGGGATGGGCGCCGAGGCGATCAAGGCGCTGCTCGAGAACATGGACCTGGACGCCGAGGCGGAGAACCTTCGGGAGATCATCCGCACCGGTAAGGGCCAGCGGAAGATCCGGGCGCTCAAGCGGCTCAAGGTCGTCGCGGCGTTCCTGAACACCCGCAACTCCCCGCTCGGCATGGTGCTCGACTGCGTGCCGGTCATCCCGCCGGACCTGCGCCCGATGGTGCAGCTCGACGGTGGCCGCTTCGCCACCTCCGACCTGAACGACCTGTACCGCCGGGTCATCAACCGGAACAACCGCCTCAAGCGACTGATCGACCTCGGCGCGCCCGAGATCATCGTCAACAACGAGAAGCGGATGCTGCAGGAGGCCGTCGACGCGCTGTTCGACAACGGCCGCCGCGGCCGGCCGGTCACCGGCCCGGGTAACCGCCCGCTGAAGTCGCTCTCCGACATGCTCAAGGGCAAGCAGGGCCGGTTCCGGCAGAACCTGCTCGGCAAGCGCGTCGACTACTCCGGCCGTTCGGTCATCGTGGTCGGCCCGCGGCTGAAGCTGCACCAGTGCGGTCTGCCCAAGCAGATGGCGCTGGAGCTGTTCAAGCCGTTCGTGATGAAGCGCCTGGTCGACCTGAACCACGCGCAGAACATCAAGTCCGCCAAGCGGATGGTCGAGCGGCAGCGGCCGGTCGTGTGGGACGTGCTGGAGGAGGTCATCAGCGAGCACCCGGTGCTGCTGAACCGTGCTCCGACCCTGCACCGTCTGGGCATCCAGGCCTTCGAGCCGCAGCTGGTCGAGGGCAAGGCGATCCAGATCCACCCGCTCGTCTGCACCGCGTTCAACGCGGACTTCGACGGTGACCAGATGGCGGTGCACGTGCCGCTGTCGGCCGAGGCGCAGGCCGAGGCCCGGATCCTGATGCTGTCGTCGAACAACATCCTCAAGCCGGCCGACGGCAAGCCGGTGACCATGCCCACCCAGGACATGATCATCGGGCTGTACCACCTGACCCACCTGACGCCGGGCGCGAAGGGTGAGGGCCGGGTATTCAGCTCGGACGCCGAGGCGCGGATGGCGTACGACAACGGTGAGCTGCACCTGCAGGCGCCGGTGAAGATCCGCCTGCGCGACGTCATCGGCGTCGACAACGGTGGCAAGCAGGCCGCGTGGGAGGCGCCGGAGGAGTGGGTCGAGGGCGAGCCGCTGCTCGTCGAGACCACGCTCGGCCGGGTCATCTTCAACGAGACGCTGCCCCCGGGGTACCGGTACGTCAACTACGAGATCCGCAAGGGTCAGCTGTCGGCGATCGTCAACGACCTCGCCGAGCGCTTCCCCAAGGTCGCCCTGGCGGCGACCCTGGACGCGCTCAAGGAGGCCGGCTTCCACTGGGCCACCTGGTCCGGTGTGACGATCGGCATGGGCGACGTCATCGGCCCCCCGCGCAAGCCGGAGATCCTGCAGCGCTACCAGGTCGAGGCGGACCGGATCGACAAGCAGTACCAGCGTGGTCTGATGACCGCCGAGGAGCGCCGCGGCGAGCTGATCGAGATCTGGACCAAGGCGACCAACGAGATCTCCAAGGAGATGGAGACCTCGCTGCCGCAGGAGAACCCGCTCTGGGTCATGATCAACTCGGGTGCTCGCGGTAACCTGCTGCAGCTCCGGCAGATCGCCGCGATCCGTGGCCTGGTGGCCAACCCGAAGGGTGAGATCATCCCGCGGCCGATCACCTCGTCGTACCGCGAGGGTCTGACCGTGCTGGAGTACTTCATCTCCACGCACGGTGCCCGGAAGGGTCTGGCCGACACCGCGCTGCGGACTGCCGACTCGGGTTACCTGACCCGGCGTCTGGTGGACGTCTCGCAGGACGTCATCATCCGCGAGGAGGACTGCGGCACCGACCGCGCCATCCCGATGGCGGTCGGCGAGCGGGAGGCCGACGGCACCCTGGTCGTGCACACCCACGCCGAGACCGGCGTGCACGCGCGGACCATCGCCGACGACATCACCGACGAGGCCGGCAACCTGGTCGTCGCCCGGGGCACCGACCTCAACTCGATCCTGGTCGACAAGCTGGTCGCGGCGGGCGTCGAGAACGTCCGGGTGCGCAGCGTGCTGACCTGCGAGTCGAAGCTCGGCGTGTGCGCGGCCTGCTACGGCCGTTCGCTGCCGACCGGCAAGTCGGTCGACATCGGTGAGGCGGTCGGCATCATCGCGGCCCAGTCCATCGGTGAGCCGGGTACCCAGCTGACGATGCGTACCTTCCACACCGGTGGTGTCGCGGGTGAGGACATCACCCAGGGTCTGCCGCGTGTCCAGGAGATCTTCGAGGCCCGGGTGCCGAAGGGTAAGGCGCCGATCGCCGACACCCCCGGCCGCATCCGGATCGAGGACGGCGAGCGGTCGCGCAAGATCATCGTGATCCCGGACGACGGCAGCGACGAGATCGTGTACGACAAGATCTCCAAGCGGGTCAAGCTGCGGGCGCACGACGGCGACCACGTCAACGTCGGCGAGAAGCTCACCGAGGGCACCATCGACCCGCACGAGCTGCTGCGCATCATGGGTCCGCGCGCGGTCCAGGTCCACCTGACCAGTGAGGTCCAGGAGGTCTACCGCTCGCAGGGTGTGCTCATCCACGACAAGCACATCGAGATCATCATCCGCCAGATGCTGAAGCGGGTGACGGTCATCGACTCCGGCGCGACCGAGTTCCTGCCGGGCGTGCTGGTCGACCGGGCGCTCTTCGAGTCGGAGAACCGCCGGCTCGTGGGCGAGGGTGGCGAGCCCGCCGCCGGTCGTCCGGTGCTGATGGGTATCACCAAGGCCTCGCTGGCGACCGACTCCTGGCTCTCGGCGGCCTCCTTCCAGGAGACCACCCGGGTGCTCACCGACGCTGCGATCAACTCGCGCAGCGACTCGCTGGTGGGCCTCAAGGAGAACGTCATCATCGGTAAGCTCATCCCGGCCGGTACCGGTATCTCCAAGTACCGGAACATCCGGGTCGAGCCGACCGAGGAGGCCAAGGCCAAGGTGTACTCGATGACCGGGTACCCGGAGACCGACTACGGCTTCGGGCCGGCCAGTGGCCAGGCTGTTCCGCTGGACGACTTCGACTTCGGGTCGTACCGCTGA
- the rpsL gene encoding 30S ribosomal protein S12: protein MPTIQQLVRKGRQAKTTKTKTPALKGSPQRRGVCTRVYTTTPKKPNSALRKVARVKLSSQIEVTAYIPGVGHNLQEHSIVLVRGGRVKDLPGVRYKIVRGSLDTQGVRNRKQARSRYGAKKEKS, encoded by the coding sequence GTGCCCACGATCCAGCAGCTGGTCCGCAAGGGCCGCCAGGCGAAGACGACCAAGACGAAGACGCCGGCACTGAAGGGAAGCCCTCAGCGGCGCGGCGTGTGTACCCGCGTGTACACCACCACCCCCAAGAAGCCGAACTCTGCGCTGCGCAAGGTCGCTCGCGTGAAGCTGAGCAGCCAGATCGAGGTCACGGCGTACATCCCGGGCGTCGGCCACAACTTGCAGGAGCACTCGATCGTGCTCGTGCGTGGCGGCCGCGTGAAGGACCTGCCCGGCGTCCGCTACAAGATCGTTCGCGGTTCGCTCGACACCCAGGGTGTCCGGAACCGCAAGCAGGCCCGCAGCCGTTACGGCGCGAAGAAGGAGAAGAGCTGA
- the rpsG gene encoding 30S ribosomal protein S7, with translation MPRKGPAPRHPVVADPVYNSPLVTQLVNKILIGGKRQLAERIVYGALEGAREKSGTDPVVILKRAMDNVKPTLEVRSRRVGGATYQVPVEVRTPRQTTLGLRWLVQYSKARREKTMIERLQNELLDASNGLGAAVKRREDTHKMAESNKAFAHYRW, from the coding sequence ATGCCGCGTAAGGGCCCCGCTCCGCGTCACCCGGTGGTCGCTGACCCGGTGTACAACTCCCCGCTGGTCACCCAGCTGGTGAACAAGATCCTGATCGGCGGCAAGCGTCAGCTCGCCGAGCGCATCGTGTACGGCGCCCTCGAGGGCGCCCGCGAGAAGAGCGGCACCGACCCGGTGGTCATCCTCAAGCGCGCGATGGACAACGTGAAGCCGACCCTCGAGGTCCGCAGCCGCCGCGTCGGTGGCGCGACCTACCAGGTGCCGGTCGAGGTGCGTACCCCGCGCCAGACCACCCTCGGTCTGCGCTGGCTGGTCCAGTACTCCAAGGCTCGCCGCGAGAAGACCATGATCGAGCGGCTGCAGAACGAGCTGCTGGACGCCAGCAACGGCCTCGGTGCCGCGGTGAAGCGTCGCGAGGACACCCACAAGATGGCGGAGTCCAACAAGGCCTTCGCGCACTACCGCTGGTAA
- the fusA gene encoding elongation factor G: protein MAAADALAKVRNIGIMAHIDAGKTTTTERILFYTGITYKIGEVHEGAAVMDWMEQEQERGITITSAATKCEWKGHTIQIIDTPGHVDFTVEVERSLRVLDGAVAVYDGVAGVEPQTENVWRQADKYHVPRMCFVNKLDRTGADFFRCVQMMIDRLNATPLVLQIPIGLEGDHIGVVDLIEMRALTWRGETQKGEDYAIEEIPADLADSAAEWREKLLETLADVDDAVMEKYLEGEEVSVEEIKAAIRRATIASKANPVLCGSAFKNKGVQPMLDAVIEFLPSPLDIPAIEGTATDGETPMVRKPSNDEPFSALAFKIQTDKHLGKLTYVRVYSGTLETGTQVINSTKDRKERIGKIYQMHANKREERTTAQAGDIIAVQGLKQTTTGDTLCDPAKPVILESMTFPEPVIQVAIEPKTKSDQEKLGTAIQRLAEEDPTFRVFNDEETGQTIIAGMGELHLDILVDRMRREFNVEANIGKPQVAYRETIRGTVEKLDYVHKKQTGGSGQYAKVIVKVEPLSLEADGPTYEFVNAVTGGRIPKEFIPSVDAGAQDSLQYGVLAGYPLVGVKFTLLDGQYHEVDSSEMAFKIAGSMAMKEAARKADPALLEPMMSVEVTTPEDNMGDVIGDLNSRRGMIQSMEERHGARVVKALVPLSEMFGYVGDLRSKTAGRASYSMQFDSYAEVPQNVAKEIIAKATGA, encoded by the coding sequence GTGGCCGCCGCAGACGCGCTCGCCAAGGTACGCAACATCGGCATCATGGCGCACATCGATGCTGGTAAGACCACGACGACCGAGCGAATCCTGTTCTACACCGGTATCACGTACAAGATCGGTGAGGTCCACGAGGGCGCTGCCGTCATGGACTGGATGGAGCAGGAGCAGGAGCGCGGTATCACCATCACTTCCGCCGCCACCAAGTGCGAGTGGAAGGGTCACACGATCCAGATCATCGACACGCCCGGCCACGTCGACTTCACGGTCGAGGTCGAGCGGTCGCTGCGGGTGCTCGACGGCGCGGTGGCGGTCTACGACGGCGTTGCCGGCGTGGAGCCGCAGACCGAGAACGTCTGGCGCCAGGCGGACAAGTACCACGTCCCCCGGATGTGCTTCGTCAACAAGCTCGACCGGACCGGCGCGGACTTCTTCCGTTGCGTGCAGATGATGATCGACCGGCTGAACGCGACGCCGCTGGTCCTGCAGATCCCGATCGGGCTCGAGGGCGACCACATCGGTGTCGTCGACCTGATCGAGATGCGCGCGCTCACCTGGCGTGGGGAGACCCAGAAGGGTGAGGACTACGCGATCGAGGAGATCCCGGCGGATCTGGCCGACTCCGCGGCCGAGTGGCGCGAGAAGCTGCTCGAGACCCTGGCGGACGTCGACGACGCCGTGATGGAGAAGTACCTCGAGGGCGAAGAGGTTTCGGTCGAGGAGATCAAGGCCGCCATCCGGCGCGCCACGATCGCCAGCAAGGCCAACCCGGTGCTCTGCGGCTCGGCGTTCAAGAACAAGGGTGTGCAGCCGATGCTGGACGCCGTCATTGAGTTCCTGCCGTCGCCGCTGGACATCCCGGCGATCGAGGGCACCGCGACCGACGGCGAGACGCCGATGGTCCGGAAGCCGTCGAACGACGAGCCCTTCTCGGCGCTGGCCTTCAAGATCCAGACCGACAAGCACCTCGGCAAGCTGACCTACGTCCGGGTCTACTCCGGCACGCTCGAGACCGGTACCCAGGTGATCAACTCCACCAAGGACCGCAAGGAGCGCATCGGCAAGATCTACCAGATGCACGCGAACAAGCGTGAGGAGCGCACCACCGCGCAGGCCGGCGACATCATCGCCGTCCAGGGTCTGAAGCAGACCACCACCGGTGACACGCTCTGCGACCCGGCCAAGCCGGTCATCCTGGAGTCGATGACCTTCCCGGAGCCGGTCATCCAGGTCGCCATCGAGCCGAAGACGAAGTCGGACCAGGAGAAGCTGGGCACCGCGATCCAGCGCCTCGCCGAGGAGGACCCGACCTTCCGGGTCTTCAACGACGAGGAGACCGGTCAGACCATCATCGCCGGCATGGGCGAGCTGCACCTCGACATCCTCGTCGACCGCATGCGGCGCGAGTTCAACGTCGAGGCGAACATCGGTAAGCCGCAGGTGGCGTACCGCGAGACGATCCGCGGCACCGTGGAGAAGCTCGACTACGTGCACAAGAAGCAGACCGGTGGCTCGGGTCAGTACGCGAAGGTCATCGTCAAGGTCGAGCCGCTGTCGCTCGAGGCTGACGGCCCGACCTACGAGTTCGTCAACGCGGTGACCGGTGGCCGTATCCCCAAGGAGTTCATCCCCTCGGTGGACGCGGGTGCGCAGGACTCCCTCCAGTACGGCGTGCTCGCCGGCTACCCGCTGGTGGGCGTCAAGTTCACGCTGCTGGACGGTCAGTACCACGAGGTCGACTCGTCCGAGATGGCGTTCAAGATCGCCGGCTCCATGGCGATGAAGGAGGCGGCCCGCAAGGCCGACCCCGCACTGCTGGAGCCGATGATGTCCGTCGAGGTCACCACCCCTGAGGACAACATGGGTGACGTGATCGGCGACCTCAACTCCCGTCGTGGCATGATCCAGTCGATGGAGGAGCGTCACGGCGCCCGCGTCGTCAAGGCTCTGGTGCCGCTCTCGGAGATGTTCGGCTACGTCGGCGACCTGCGGTCGAAGACTGCGGGCCGGGCTAGCTACAGCATGCAGTTCGACTCCTACGCCGAGGTTCCGCAGAACGTGGCGAAGGAGATCATCGCTAAGGCCACCGGCGCCTGA
- the tuf gene encoding elongation factor Tu: MAKAKFERTKPHVNIGTIGHIDHGKTTLTAAITKVLHDEFPELNPYTPFDEIDKAPEEKARGITISIAHVEYQTAARHYAHVDCPGHADYIKNMITGAAQMDGAILVVAATDGPMPQTKEHVLLARQVGVPYIVVALNKSDMVEDEELLELVELEVRELLSTYEFPGDDLPVVRVSALKALEGDPEWTGRLMELMNAVDTAIPQPERETEKPFLMPIEDVFTITGRGTVVTGRAERGILKPNEEVEIVGIREKSTKTVCTGIEMFRKLLDEARAGENVGLLLRGIKREDVERGMVVVKPGTTTPHTEFEGQVYILSKEEGGRHTPFFQNYRPQFYFRTTDVTGVVTLPEGTEMVMPGDSTSMAVKLIQPIAMEQGLKFAIREGGRTVGAGTVTKIIK; the protein is encoded by the coding sequence GTGGCGAAGGCGAAGTTCGAGCGGACTAAGCCGCACGTCAACATCGGCACCATTGGTCACATCGACCACGGTAAGACGACGCTGACTGCGGCCATCACCAAGGTCCTGCACGACGAGTTCCCCGAGCTGAACCCGTACACCCCGTTCGACGAGATCGACAAGGCGCCGGAGGAGAAGGCTCGTGGTATCACGATCTCCATCGCGCACGTCGAGTACCAGACCGCGGCGCGCCACTACGCGCACGTGGACTGCCCCGGCCACGCCGACTACATCAAGAACATGATCACCGGTGCCGCCCAGATGGACGGCGCGATCCTGGTCGTGGCCGCCACCGACGGCCCGATGCCGCAGACCAAGGAGCACGTCCTCCTGGCCCGCCAGGTCGGCGTTCCGTACATCGTCGTCGCCCTGAACAAGAGCGACATGGTCGAGGACGAGGAGCTCCTGGAGCTCGTCGAGCTCGAGGTCCGCGAGCTGCTCAGCACCTACGAGTTCCCGGGCGACGACCTGCCGGTCGTGCGCGTCTCGGCGCTCAAGGCGCTCGAGGGCGACCCGGAGTGGACCGGCCGCCTCATGGAGCTGATGAACGCGGTCGACACCGCGATCCCGCAGCCCGAGCGTGAGACCGAGAAGCCGTTCCTCATGCCGATCGAGGACGTCTTCACGATCACCGGTCGTGGCACCGTGGTGACCGGTCGCGCCGAGCGCGGCATCCTCAAGCCGAACGAGGAGGTCGAGATCGTCGGTATCCGCGAGAAGTCGACCAAGACCGTCTGCACCGGCATCGAGATGTTCCGCAAGCTGCTCGACGAGGCCCGCGCGGGTGAGAACGTCGGTCTGCTGCTCCGCGGCATCAAGCGCGAGGACGTCGAGCGCGGCATGGTCGTCGTGAAGCCGGGCACCACGACTCCGCACACGGAGTTCGAGGGCCAGGTCTACATCCTCTCGAAGGAGGAGGGTGGCCGGCACACCCCGTTCTTCCAGAACTACCGGCCGCAGTTCTACTTCCGCACCACGGACGTCACCGGCGTCGTCACGCTGCCCGAGGGCACCGAGATGGTCATGCCCGGCGACTCCACCTCGATGGCCGTGAAGCTGATCCAGCCGATCGCCATGGAGCAGGGTCTGAAGTTCGCGATCCGTGAGGGTGGCCGCACCGTCGGCGCCGGCACGGTCACGAAGATCATCAAGTGA
- the rpsJ gene encoding 30S ribosomal protein S10 yields MAGQKIRIRLKAYDHEVVDSSARKIVETVTRTGAQVAGPVPLPTEINRFCVIRSPHKYKDSREHFEMRTHKRLIDIIDPTPKTVDSLMRLDLPAGVDIEIKL; encoded by the coding sequence ATGGCGGGACAGAAGATCCGCATCCGGCTCAAGGCCTATGACCACGAGGTCGTCGACTCCTCGGCGCGGAAGATCGTCGAGACGGTGACGCGTACCGGGGCGCAGGTCGCAGGCCCGGTGCCGCTGCCCACGGAGATCAACCGTTTCTGCGTGATCCGTTCGCCGCACAAGTACAAGGACTCGCGCGAGCACTTCGAGATGCGCACGCACAAGCGTCTGATCGACATCATCGACCCGACCCCGAAGACGGTCGACTCGCTCATGCGCCTCGACCTGCCGGCTGGCGTCGACATCGAGATCAAGCTGTAG
- the rplC gene encoding 50S ribosomal protein L3, whose product MDRQVKGILGAKLGMTQVWDNNKVVPVTVVQAGPCVVTQVRTSEKDGYSAVQLAYGAIDPRKVNKPESGHYAKAGVSPRRHLVELRTVDASEYELGQEVTVDAFAAGQPIDVTGKTKGKGYAGVMKRHGFHGLRASHGVERKHRSPGSIGACATPGRVFKGVRMAGRMGSKRYTVQNLTIQAVDTERNLILVKGAVPGPKGALILVRSAAKKGGAK is encoded by the coding sequence ATGGACAGGCAAGTGAAGGGGATCCTGGGCGCCAAGCTCGGCATGACCCAGGTCTGGGACAACAACAAGGTCGTCCCGGTAACCGTGGTGCAGGCCGGCCCGTGCGTCGTGACCCAGGTCCGCACCTCTGAGAAGGACGGCTACTCGGCTGTCCAGCTGGCGTACGGCGCGATTGACCCCCGCAAGGTCAACAAGCCGGAGAGCGGCCACTACGCGAAGGCCGGTGTGTCGCCGCGGCGTCACCTCGTCGAGCTTCGCACCGTCGACGCGAGCGAGTACGAGCTCGGCCAGGAAGTCACCGTCGACGCGTTCGCCGCGGGCCAGCCGATCGACGTGACCGGCAAGACCAAGGGCAAGGGCTACGCCGGTGTCATGAAGCGGCACGGCTTCCACGGTCTGCGCGCGAGCCACGGTGTCGAGCGCAAGCACCGCTCGCCCGGCTCGATCGGCGCCTGCGCCACCCCCGGCCGCGTCTTCAAGGGCGTCCGGATGGCCGGCCGGATGGGTAGCAAGCGCTACACCGTCCAGAACCTGACGATTCAGGCGGTCGACACCGAGCGCAACCTGATCCTGGTCAAGGGCGCGGTGCCCGGCCCCAAGGGTGCGCTGATCCTGGTCCGTAGCGCGGCCAAGAAGGGCGGTGCCAAGTGA
- the rplD gene encoding 50S ribosomal protein L4, with product MSSVDIINAEGAKAGSVDLPASVFDAQANIPLMHQVVVAQLAAARQGTHKAKTRGEVAGGGKKPYKQKGTGRARQGSIRAPQFTGGGVVHGPVPRDYSQRTPKKMKAAALRGALSDRARDGRVFVVESFVTGETPSTKAAVATLRKVAQTKKILVVLDSQDELNWISLRNEPTVHLIEAGQLNTYDVLVADEVVFTKVALDEFLGGTEKSEEGDK from the coding sequence GTGAGCTCGGTCGACATCATCAACGCCGAGGGCGCCAAGGCCGGCTCGGTCGACCTGCCCGCCAGCGTCTTCGACGCCCAGGCGAACATCCCGCTGATGCACCAGGTCGTCGTGGCCCAGCTGGCCGCGGCCCGGCAGGGTACGCACAAGGCGAAGACCCGCGGCGAGGTCGCCGGCGGCGGCAAGAAGCCGTACAAGCAGAAGGGCACCGGTCGCGCCCGCCAGGGCTCGATCCGCGCGCCGCAGTTCACCGGTGGTGGCGTCGTGCACGGCCCGGTGCCGCGCGACTACAGCCAGCGGACCCCGAAGAAGATGAAGGCCGCCGCGCTCCGTGGCGCCCTCTCGGACCGGGCCCGGGACGGCCGCGTGTTCGTCGTCGAGTCCTTCGTCACCGGCGAGACGCCGTCGACCAAGGCCGCCGTCGCCACGCTGCGGAAGGTCGCGCAGACCAAGAAGATCCTCGTCGTGCTGGACAGCCAGGACGAGCTGAACTGGATCTCGCTCCGCAACGAGCCGACCGTGCACCTCATCGAGGCCGGCCAGCTGAACACGTACGACGTGCTGGTCGCCGACGAGGTCGTCTTCACCAAGGTCGCGCTCGACGAGTTCCTGGGCGGGACCGAGAAGTCCGAGGAGGGCGACAAGTGA
- the rplW gene encoding 50S ribosomal protein L23, which yields MSTIADPRDIIVAPVVSEKSYSVLDQNWYTFLVHPDANKTQIKIAIQQIFNVRVLTVNTANREGKRKRTRTGFGQRKATKRAMVKLADGDRIEAFGGPVS from the coding sequence GTGAGCACGATCGCCGACCCGCGCGACATCATCGTCGCCCCGGTGGTCTCCGAGAAGAGCTACAGCGTTCTCGACCAGAACTGGTACACGTTCCTCGTCCACCCGGACGCGAACAAGACCCAGATCAAGATCGCGATCCAGCAGATCTTCAACGTCCGCGTGCTGACGGTGAACACCGCGAACCGCGAGGGCAAGCGCAAGCGCACCCGGACCGGCTTCGGTCAGCGCAAGGCGACCAAGCGCGCGATGGTGAAGCTGGCTGACGGTGACCGTATCGAGGCCTTCGGCGGCCCGGTCAGCTAA
- the rplB gene encoding 50S ribosomal protein L2 — protein sequence MGIRKYKPTTPGRRGSSVADFAEITRSTPEKSLLVPLPKKGGRNVHGRITTRHQGGGHKRQYRLIDFKRNDKDGVPAKVAHIEYDPNRTSRIALLHYADGEKRYILAPKDLKQGDRVESGVGADIKPGNNLPLRNIPVGTTIHGVELRPGGGAKLARSAGVGIQLLGREGVYATLRMPSGEIRRVDVRCRATVGEIGNAEQSNINWGKAGRMRWKGKRPTVRGVAMNPVDHPHGGGEGKTSGGRHPVNPAGKPEGRTRRKGQESDKLIVRRRYATRKRG from the coding sequence ATGGGAATCCGTAAGTACAAGCCGACCACGCCGGGCCGCCGCGGCTCGAGCGTCGCCGACTTCGCCGAGATCACCCGGTCGACGCCGGAGAAGTCTCTGCTGGTTCCGCTGCCCAAGAAGGGTGGTCGCAACGTCCACGGCCGCATCACCACGCGGCACCAGGGCGGTGGCCACAAGCGGCAGTACCGGCTGATCGACTTCAAGCGGAACGACAAGGACGGCGTGCCGGCCAAGGTCGCTCACATCGAGTACGACCCCAACCGCACCTCGCGCATCGCGCTGCTGCACTACGCGGACGGTGAGAAGCGCTACATCCTGGCGCCGAAGGACCTGAAGCAGGGCGACCGCGTCGAGTCGGGTGTGGGCGCGGACATCAAGCCGGGCAACAACCTGCCGCTGCGCAACATCCCGGTCGGTACGACGATCCACGGTGTGGAGCTTCGTCCCGGCGGTGGCGCCAAGCTGGCCCGTTCGGCCGGCGTGGGCATCCAGCTGCTCGGCCGTGAGGGTGTGTACGCCACGCTGCGTATGCCCTCCGGTGAGATCCGTCGCGTCGACGTGCGCTGCCGCGCCACCGTCGGCGAGATCGGCAACGCCGAGCAGTCGAACATCAACTGGGGTAAGGCCGGCCGTATGCGGTGGAAGGGCAAGCGCCCGACCGTCCGTGGTGTCGCCATGAACCCCGTCGACCACCCGCACGGTGGTGGTGAGGGTAAGACCTCCGGTGGTCGTCACCCGGTCAACCCGGCTGGTAAGCCGGAGGGCCGTACCCGCCGCAAGGGCCAGGAGAGCGACAAGCTGATCGTTCGCCGCCGCTACGCCACCCGCAAGCGCGGGTAA